A window of Selenomonas ruminantium subsp. lactilytica TAM6421 contains these coding sequences:
- a CDS encoding glutathionylspermidine synthase family protein encodes MCDDWRDLLNRNIFPFVEYEGYEDKYPTKNIALISRERAEELRYVSGVLYGAFQRAVSVCQRCGENFLVDLEIPPQLIPYLTKENPLHLSTWLSRFDYVLDKQGNLHMVEINADTPCAVVEAYYGNTVACTHFEQENPNEGEYDRLCQWLNEIFLASHPGVSISTGRFHRKHPFLFACFHDYDEDLTTTRFLMNAMRQNTMAVEADDAICFTSFYDLAVRNDGSILLPDGRTANAIYRLHPLEILIEETTPEGDTLGKDFMDGYLHDRFIMFNPPEAIIMQSKAFQALVWALNQQSGAKRVFTAEEADIISRYMLPSYFARDFTPDKMPPGSDWIKKPIWGREGAGIEVLDRQGVKLVKDVDAEDIVRRDSKDDMYQLFVDQQECEADTDSGRLKGYETLSCFMLGKNPSALYARFSPEQIAGTEAYWLPLGLQ; translated from the coding sequence ATGTGTGATGATTGGCGGGATTTACTGAACCGCAATATTTTCCCTTTTGTGGAGTATGAAGGATATGAGGACAAATATCCCACGAAAAATATCGCGCTGATCAGCCGCGAACGGGCTGAGGAATTGCGCTATGTCAGCGGCGTTCTCTATGGAGCCTTTCAGCGGGCGGTCAGCGTATGCCAACGGTGCGGGGAGAATTTCCTGGTGGATCTGGAGATTCCGCCCCAGCTGATTCCGTATCTGACCAAGGAGAATCCCTTGCATCTGTCCACCTGGCTTTCCCGGTTCGATTATGTATTGGACAAGCAGGGCAATCTCCATATGGTGGAAATCAATGCCGATACCCCCTGCGCCGTGGTGGAGGCTTATTATGGCAATACGGTGGCCTGCACCCATTTCGAGCAGGAAAATCCCAATGAGGGAGAATACGACCGCTTGTGCCAATGGCTCAATGAGATTTTCCTGGCTTCTCATCCCGGCGTCAGCATCAGCACGGGGCGGTTTCATCGCAAGCATCCCTTTCTGTTTGCCTGTTTCCATGATTATGATGAGGATCTGACTACGACAAGATTCCTGATGAATGCCATGCGGCAGAATACCATGGCGGTGGAGGCCGATGATGCCATCTGCTTCACGTCGTTCTACGATCTGGCGGTGCGGAATGATGGCAGTATCCTGCTGCCGGATGGGCGTACGGCCAATGCCATCTATCGCCTGCATCCGCTGGAGATCCTGATTGAGGAAACGACGCCGGAAGGCGATACCTTGGGCAAGGATTTCATGGATGGCTATCTCCATGACCGCTTCATCATGTTCAATCCGCCTGAGGCGATCATCATGCAGTCCAAGGCGTTCCAGGCATTGGTCTGGGCCTTGAATCAGCAGTCCGGTGCCAAGCGGGTGTTTACCGCTGAGGAAGCGGATATCATCAGCCGCTATATGCTGCCCTCCTATTTTGCCCGGGACTTTACCCCGGATAAAATGCCCCCTGGTTCGGATTGGATCAAGAAGCCCATCTGGGGGAGGGAAGGTGCCGGTATCGAGGTGCTGGACAGACAGGGGGTGAAGCTCGTAAAGGATGTGGATGCGGAAGATATCGTGCGCCGGGACAGCAAGGACGATATGTATCAGCTCTTCGTGGATCAGCAGGAATGTGAAGCCGATACGGACAGCGGGCGGCTGAAAGGCTATGAGACGCTGAGCTGCTTTATGCTGGGCAAGAACCCCAGTGCCCTCTATGCCCGCTTCTCGCCGGAGCAGATTGCCGGTACGGAAGCATATTGGCTCCCATTGGGATTGCAATAA
- the mntA gene encoding type VII toxin-antitoxin system MntA family adenylyltransferase antitoxin — MNTYIERIRQMVQSMLADEDAKIYLFGSWARGTARHGSDVDVAVEFSGMPNERKISDLREQLEESTIPYRVDIVDMSKAAESLREEIRRDGIRWT; from the coding sequence ATGAACACTTATATAGAACGTATACGACAGATGGTACAGTCTATGCTGGCTGATGAAGATGCAAAAATATATCTTTTCGGATCCTGGGCACGAGGTACCGCACGGCATGGTTCGGATGTGGATGTGGCGGTAGAATTTTCAGGTATGCCTAATGAGCGGAAAATTTCTGACCTGCGGGAGCAGCTGGAAGAATCGACCATTCCTTATCGTGTGGATATTGTAGATATGAGCAAAGCCGCAGAGTCATTGCGTGAAGAAATCAGAAGGGATGGTATTCGATGGACCTGA
- a CDS encoding DeoR/GlpR family DNA-binding transcription regulator: MFLEERQEIILNMLARDGKVRVRELSEKFKVTEDCIRKDLGALEKKGKLKRTYGGAVRIRENSHMLEVSKHRNTDVEAKQRIAQAAVKLIHERDMVFLDISTSNLAIAELLVKMDQDITVVTNMIDILVVLARNPKIRVVFAGGKINKSRDGFWGGMTLDFISRLKPDIAFVGAVGVDVKENSVSTYDIDDGINKAAIIRHSKKAYVVAEARKLSTDGNYNYTTLDTLSGLITDTLPAQDIQEAADSYGVEIILP; encoded by the coding sequence ATGTTTTTGGAAGAACGCCAGGAAATTATTCTGAACATGTTAGCCCGTGACGGCAAGGTTCGCGTACGTGAACTCAGCGAGAAGTTCAAGGTCACTGAAGACTGCATCCGCAAGGACTTGGGTGCTCTGGAGAAGAAGGGCAAGCTCAAACGTACTTACGGTGGTGCTGTACGCATCCGTGAAAACAGCCATATGCTGGAGGTCAGCAAGCATCGCAATACCGACGTGGAGGCCAAGCAGCGCATTGCTCAGGCTGCTGTAAAGCTCATCCATGAACGTGATATGGTGTTCCTGGATATCTCCACTAGCAATCTGGCCATTGCCGAACTGCTCGTGAAGATGGATCAGGATATCACGGTTGTGACCAATATGATCGATATCCTTGTGGTGCTGGCCCGCAATCCGAAAATCCGCGTGGTCTTCGCCGGCGGCAAGATCAACAAGAGCCGCGATGGTTTCTGGGGCGGCATGACGCTGGACTTCATCTCCCGTCTGAAACCGGATATCGCTTTTGTCGGTGCGGTAGGCGTTGATGTCAAGGAAAACAGTGTTTCCACCTATGATATCGATGACGGCATCAACAAGGCGGCCATCATCCGCCACAGCAAGAAGGCTTATGTGGTGGCTGAAGCCCGCAAGCTCAGCACCGATGGCAACTACAACTACACGACGCTGGATACCCTGTCCGGTCTGATCACCGATACGCTGCCGGCTCAGGATATCCAGGAAGCGGCTGATTCTTACGGAGTGGAAATCATCCTGCCATGA
- a CDS encoding LTA synthase family protein — MSMNFPSRLSWENFHRVIVEGLKVYAFYLAVLSLFRLFFILWLHDYWGPNTGNDDILLALWRGSRLSMQTAGALTLISFVPAFAAHYLWPKVEKYLWLGINGLLLGALSVLYMASFPYYRIYRMNFNQMIFTGMNEDWTALFWTMVDQYGLLPRFAGAVVLALVLWQFLRRLLAWEVPLLPIRHWPLWQKLAVRATFLYGVYIAVLLGIFGGSLGWQTAVDWENAGVTKDEFLNEAILDNPQAIYRAYSLNSRMLACNGLDFTMEDIRQLAANLSGKPADTDNLDVYLQKSVVQGTDNPPRHVFVILSESLANWPLLDKYKDIPIAEDLRALVAEQDTDYCPTFLPNGASTVSAVTGVVTGWADANLYLTTMPESFAAPYSTASAPQMAKLGYDTNFFYAGPATWERIGAFTQAQGFAHFYSRGDFGDVPGSVWGCEDECLYANVLERLTDAPSFNVILNASNHSPYDVDVEAKGYDKEKVRAALPAEHQQDEELLRELGHYWYAQRELAKFVREVKEKYPDSLVLIVGDHGDRYNIEKQPDMYARYGIPFILTGQNVHKGTLLADSAGSQIDIFPTLMELVAPKGTNYMALGQSLTTTSNKGVNYGFWITRKAIGKADTTPLVPEAVAGSENPAVDDQVMQDYINAIRAISWWRPKYGPILDQKILDEKGR; from the coding sequence ATGAGTATGAATTTTCCCTCAAGACTCAGCTGGGAAAATTTTCATAGGGTTATAGTAGAAGGACTGAAGGTATATGCTTTTTACCTGGCAGTCCTTTCCCTTTTCCGGCTCTTTTTTATCCTGTGGCTCCATGATTACTGGGGGCCGAATACCGGCAATGACGATATTTTGTTAGCACTCTGGCGGGGCAGCCGTTTGAGCATGCAGACGGCGGGAGCGCTGACTTTAATAAGTTTTGTGCCGGCCTTTGCCGCGCATTATCTTTGGCCAAAAGTTGAAAAATACTTGTGGCTGGGCATAAATGGTTTGCTTTTGGGCGCCCTGTCTGTGCTTTATATGGCCAGCTTTCCCTATTACCGCATCTATCGCATGAATTTCAATCAGATGATCTTCACGGGCATGAATGAGGATTGGACTGCCCTGTTTTGGACCATGGTGGATCAGTACGGCCTGTTGCCAAGGTTTGCGGGGGCTGTGGTGCTGGCCTTGGTGTTATGGCAGTTCCTGCGCAGGTTATTGGCCTGGGAAGTTCCCTTGCTGCCCATTCGTCATTGGCCGCTTTGGCAGAAGTTGGCGGTGCGGGCGACGTTCCTCTATGGGGTATATATTGCCGTGCTGTTGGGCATCTTCGGCGGCAGTTTGGGCTGGCAGACGGCGGTGGACTGGGAAAATGCCGGTGTGACCAAGGATGAGTTCCTGAACGAGGCCATCCTGGACAATCCCCAGGCCATCTACCGGGCCTATAGTCTCAACAGTCGCATGCTGGCCTGCAATGGGCTGGATTTCACCATGGAGGATATCCGGCAGTTGGCGGCCAACCTGAGCGGCAAACCGGCGGATACCGACAACCTCGATGTTTATCTGCAGAAAAGCGTGGTACAGGGGACGGATAATCCTCCCCGTCATGTCTTTGTGATCCTTTCGGAGAGTCTGGCCAACTGGCCTTTATTGGACAAGTACAAGGATATTCCTATTGCGGAGGATTTGCGTGCTTTGGTCGCAGAGCAGGATACGGATTACTGTCCCACATTCCTGCCAAATGGGGCTAGCACCGTGTCGGCAGTGACCGGCGTGGTAACGGGCTGGGCAGATGCCAACCTCTATCTGACCACCATGCCGGAGTCCTTTGCAGCGCCCTATTCTACGGCTTCGGCTCCACAAATGGCAAAGCTCGGCTATGACACGAACTTCTTCTATGCCGGGCCTGCCACCTGGGAGCGGATTGGCGCTTTTACCCAGGCTCAGGGCTTTGCCCATTTCTACAGCCGGGGCGATTTCGGTGATGTACCGGGCAGCGTCTGGGGATGCGAGGATGAATGCCTTTACGCCAATGTGTTGGAGCGTCTGACGGATGCCCCCAGCTTCAATGTAATTCTCAATGCTTCCAATCATTCGCCTTACGATGTGGATGTGGAAGCCAAGGGCTATGACAAGGAAAAAGTGCGGGCGGCACTGCCTGCAGAACATCAGCAGGACGAAGAACTGCTGCGGGAACTGGGCCATTACTGGTATGCCCAGCGGGAACTGGCAAAATTCGTCCGGGAGGTCAAGGAAAAGTATCCGGACAGCCTGGTTCTCATTGTAGGAGATCATGGCGACCGCTACAATATCGAAAAGCAGCCCGATATGTATGCCCGTTATGGCATTCCTTTCATTTTGACTGGTCAGAATGTCCATAAAGGCACATTGCTGGCGGACAGCGCCGGCAGTCAGATCGATATATTCCCCACGCTGATGGAGCTGGTGGCACCAAAGGGCACAAATTACATGGCCCTGGGGCAGAGCCTAACGACTACCAGCAATAAAGGCGTCAACTATGGCTTTTGGATCACGCGCAAGGCCATCGGCAAGGCGGATACCACGCCTTTGGTGCCGGAGGCTGTTGCTGGCAGCGAAAATCCCGCTGTTGACGACCAGGTCATGCAGGATTATATCAACGCGATCAGAGCCATTTCCTGGTGGCGGCCAAAGTATGGACCGATTTTGGACCAAAAGATATTGGATGAAAAAGGAAGATAA
- a CDS encoding radical SAM protein has translation MLDITNCNLCPRRCGVNRTQRAGFCGAGDKVRIALVSLHQWEEPCLVGEKGAGTVFFSYCNLRCVYCQNHAISHDGKGMEVSIERLAEIFLEQQARGAATLDLVTPTHYVPQIIAALDMAKEKGFHLPVVYNSSGYETVETIEALRGYVDIFLPDLKYKEEASGREYSAAADYFAQASAAIAKMVEITGPVQFASDGRLTKGVLVRHMILPGHRHESMAIVKWLWEKFGKTIQVSLMSQYTPMYKACEHKKINRRLTTFEYESVVDYALSLGLENAYIQERRSASEEYVPDFNGAGVQGCLR, from the coding sequence ATGCTGGATATTACAAATTGTAATCTCTGCCCGCGCCGCTGTGGTGTCAACCGCACTCAGCGGGCGGGCTTTTGCGGTGCGGGAGATAAGGTACGGATTGCCCTGGTATCCCTGCACCAATGGGAAGAACCTTGTCTTGTGGGAGAGAAGGGTGCTGGTACGGTGTTTTTCTCTTATTGCAATCTGCGCTGTGTTTACTGTCAGAATCATGCAATCAGTCATGATGGCAAGGGGATGGAGGTCAGCATAGAGCGGTTGGCAGAGATTTTTCTGGAACAACAGGCGCGGGGGGCGGCTACTTTGGATTTGGTAACGCCCACCCATTATGTGCCGCAGATAATTGCTGCTTTAGACATGGCCAAAGAAAAAGGCTTTCATTTGCCGGTGGTTTACAATAGCAGTGGCTATGAGACGGTAGAGACGATTGAAGCCCTGCGGGGCTATGTGGATATTTTCCTGCCGGACTTGAAATATAAAGAGGAAGCCAGCGGCAGGGAATATTCAGCGGCGGCAGATTATTTTGCCCAGGCCAGCGCCGCGATTGCAAAGATGGTGGAGATAACCGGACCTGTGCAGTTTGCTTCTGATGGCCGGCTGACAAAAGGCGTGCTGGTGCGCCATATGATCCTGCCCGGCCACCGTCATGAAAGTATGGCTATCGTGAAGTGGCTCTGGGAAAAATTCGGGAAAACTATTCAGGTCAGCCTGATGAGCCAGTACACGCCCATGTATAAAGCCTGTGAGCATAAAAAGATAAACCGTCGCTTGACCACCTTTGAGTATGAGTCGGTAGTGGACTATGCCCTGAGCCTGGGCTTGGAAAATGCCTATATACAGGAAAGGCGCAGTGCTTCGGAAGAATACGTGCCGGATTTCAACGGCGCCGGGGTGCAGGGCTGTCTTAGATAA
- a CDS encoding HI0074 family nucleotidyltransferase substrate-binding subunit — MDLIDSKRFQGAGRALERLHEAVSKDNLSEIERDGLIQRFEFCFEIMWKCGKDYLYDHEGLDVASPKKVIRCLREVGIFSDVETEQALKMVDDRNLTAHTYDEEMAKELAERIYVYESLLQAWYSKMVNQKYELGPGMEDPSMVKISQ; from the coding sequence ATGGACCTGATAGATAGCAAGCGCTTTCAAGGGGCGGGAAGAGCATTGGAACGTCTGCATGAAGCGGTGAGCAAGGATAATCTAAGTGAAATCGAGCGTGACGGATTGATTCAGCGGTTTGAATTTTGTTTTGAAATCATGTGGAAATGCGGCAAGGATTATCTGTATGACCATGAAGGTTTGGATGTGGCCTCGCCTAAAAAGGTAATTCGCTGTCTGCGTGAGGTGGGAATTTTTAGCGATGTAGAAACGGAACAGGCATTAAAAATGGTAGATGACCGAAATTTGACTGCTCATACCTATGACGAAGAAATGGCAAAAGAATTGGCAGAACGTATATATGTTTACGAATCATTGTTGCAAGCGTGGTATAGTAAAATGGTAAACCAAAAATATGAGCTTGGACCGGGAATGGAAGACCCATCAATGGTGAAGATCAGCCAGTAA
- a CDS encoding M48 family metallopeptidase encodes MQIQVAEVAIEVQKKKIKNMHLYVKPPCGRVVISAPMRVPNKTIESFARQNLPWVRRQIEKFRKQPQPAKRQFVSGEKIYLWGAAYGLVVIESAKPAYKIMGDKILLYLPKKSSVEWREKFMREVYRAELIKKTEMLMPKWEAITGLKANAWRTKYMKTRWGTCNIVAKRIWLNVQLAEKPTVCLEYVILHELTHLVEKYHNKRFYGLVAKFMPNWREVRARLNNLRMEAAE; translated from the coding sequence ATGCAGATCCAGGTGGCAGAAGTCGCCATTGAAGTTCAGAAAAAGAAAATCAAGAATATGCACCTGTATGTCAAACCACCCTGCGGCAGGGTGGTTATTTCTGCGCCTATGCGCGTGCCCAACAAGACGATTGAATCATTTGCCCGCCAGAACCTTCCCTGGGTGCGGCGGCAGATTGAAAAATTCCGGAAGCAGCCTCAGCCTGCCAAAAGGCAGTTTGTGTCAGGGGAGAAGATTTATCTATGGGGCGCGGCTTATGGCCTTGTGGTTATCGAATCCGCAAAGCCTGCCTATAAAATCATGGGGGATAAGATCCTGCTGTATCTGCCGAAAAAATCCTCCGTGGAATGGCGGGAGAAATTTATGCGGGAGGTCTATCGGGCAGAACTCATAAAGAAGACAGAAATGCTTATGCCAAAATGGGAGGCAATCACCGGTCTTAAAGCCAATGCATGGCGTACCAAATACATGAAAACCCGCTGGGGCACCTGCAATATTGTGGCGAAGCGAATCTGGCTCAATGTTCAGTTGGCAGAGAAACCGACGGTGTGTCTGGAATATGTGATACTTCACGAATTGACGCATCTGGTTGAAAAATATCATAATAAGCGGTTTTATGGCCTGGTAGCCAAATTTATGCCAAATTGGCGGGAAGTCAGGGCACGGTTAAATAATTTGCGTATGGAGGCAGCAGAGTAA